Proteins encoded in a region of the Streptomyces sp. NBC_01298 genome:
- the pepN gene encoding aminopeptidase N gives MPGENLSRDEARERAELLSVDGYEVVLDLRSAVDEAEPADGPRTFRSVTTVRFRAAAPGASSFADLLAPRVNAVTLNGLPLDPAVVFDGARIALDGLASDNVLVVDADCAYSRTGEGMHRFVDPEDGEVYLYTQYEPADARRVYANFEQPDLKAPYRFEVTAPEGWRVWSNGVEESREGQTRRFAETAPISTYITCVVAGPYHYVTDSYTRGDLTIPLGAICRKGLAKHFDADDVFLVTKQGFDLFHEIFDYPYPFGKYDQAFVPEYNLGAMENPGMVTFREEYIFRGKVTQASYERRANTILHEMAHMWFGDLVTMKWWDDLWLKESFADFMGSFGLVEATRFDQAWVTFANSRKAWAYRADQLPSTHPITADIRDLEDAKLNFDGITYAKGAAVLKQLVAYVGRDAFLEGARRYFKANAYGNTTLDDLLSVLAEVSGRDMAEWSRAWLQTAGVNALTPVVTCDAGGRITELAVVQDGAELRPHRVAVGLYRLDPDGALVRYARSEADVAGARTVVAELAGQEKPALVLVNDEDLTYCKIRFDEASLASLRSHLGSVTDPLSRALCWSALWNLTRDGLMPARDFVSLVVAHAGRETDVGVLQMLHAQVLTAVGNYAAPDWREQGGKVLAACALQELRFAEPGSEHQLTWARFFAAGAATEGDFQLLLGLLEGSARIDGLEVDQELRWDFLLPLAAHGAIGEEVIAAELARDDTASGKRHQVRCLAARPSAAVKDQAWAAVVESDALSNALVEATIAGMQRPSQRGLLAPYTKPYFAAIERIWADRSIQIGMDVVRGLYPSLQDSQATLDATDAWLDAHAGAAPALRRLVLESRDDLARALRAQACDVAAG, from the coding sequence GTGCCCGGAGAGAATCTGTCCCGTGACGAGGCCCGCGAGCGGGCCGAGCTGCTGTCCGTCGACGGGTACGAGGTGGTCCTCGACTTGAGGTCCGCGGTGGACGAGGCCGAACCGGCCGACGGCCCCAGGACCTTCCGTTCGGTGACCACCGTCCGCTTCCGCGCCGCCGCTCCGGGGGCATCGAGCTTCGCGGACCTCCTCGCGCCCCGGGTCAACGCCGTGACCCTCAACGGGCTCCCGCTGGACCCGGCCGTCGTCTTCGACGGCGCGCGGATCGCCCTGGACGGGCTGGCTTCCGACAACGTGCTCGTGGTCGACGCCGACTGCGCGTACAGCCGGACCGGCGAGGGCATGCACCGCTTCGTGGACCCGGAGGACGGCGAGGTCTACCTCTACACGCAGTACGAGCCGGCCGACGCCCGCCGGGTGTACGCGAACTTCGAGCAGCCCGACCTCAAGGCCCCGTACCGCTTCGAGGTGACCGCGCCCGAGGGCTGGCGGGTCTGGAGCAACGGGGTCGAGGAGTCCCGCGAGGGGCAGACCCGGCGCTTCGCGGAAACCGCGCCGATCTCCACGTACATCACGTGCGTGGTGGCGGGGCCGTACCACTACGTCACGGACTCCTACACCCGCGGGGACCTGACCATCCCGCTGGGCGCGATCTGCCGCAAGGGGCTGGCCAAGCACTTCGACGCGGACGACGTGTTCCTCGTCACGAAGCAGGGCTTCGACCTCTTCCACGAGATCTTCGACTACCCGTACCCCTTCGGGAAGTACGACCAGGCCTTCGTGCCGGAGTACAACCTGGGCGCGATGGAGAACCCGGGGATGGTGACCTTCCGGGAGGAGTACATCTTCCGCGGGAAGGTCACGCAGGCCTCGTACGAGCGGCGCGCGAACACGATCCTGCACGAGATGGCGCACATGTGGTTCGGCGACCTGGTCACCATGAAGTGGTGGGACGACCTGTGGCTGAAGGAGTCCTTCGCGGACTTCATGGGCTCCTTCGGACTGGTCGAGGCCACCCGCTTCGACCAGGCCTGGGTCACCTTCGCCAACAGCCGCAAGGCGTGGGCCTACCGGGCCGACCAGCTGCCGTCCACGCACCCGATCACGGCCGACATCCGTGACCTGGAGGACGCGAAGCTGAACTTCGACGGCATCACCTACGCCAAGGGCGCGGCGGTGCTCAAGCAGCTCGTGGCGTACGTGGGCCGGGACGCCTTCCTGGAAGGGGCGCGGCGCTACTTCAAGGCGAACGCCTACGGGAACACCACCCTGGACGACCTGCTGTCGGTGCTCGCGGAGGTCTCCGGGCGGGACATGGCCGAATGGTCGCGGGCCTGGCTGCAGACGGCCGGCGTGAACGCGCTGACCCCGGTGGTGACCTGTGACGCGGGCGGCCGGATCACCGAGCTGGCGGTGGTCCAGGACGGCGCCGAGCTGCGTCCGCACCGGGTCGCGGTGGGCCTGTACCGGCTGGACCCGGACGGTGCGCTGGTGCGCTACGCACGCTCCGAGGCGGACGTCGCGGGGGCGCGGACGGTCGTCGCCGAGCTGGCGGGGCAGGAGAAGCCCGCCCTGGTGCTCGTCAACGACGAGGACCTGACGTACTGCAAGATCCGCTTCGACGAGGCCTCGCTGGCCTCGCTGCGCTCGCACCTGGGCTCGGTGACGGACCCGCTGAGCCGCGCGCTGTGCTGGTCGGCGCTGTGGAACCTGACGCGCGACGGGCTGATGCCGGCGCGGGACTTCGTCTCGCTCGTGGTGGCCCACGCGGGCCGGGAGACGGACGTGGGCGTGCTGCAGATGCTGCACGCTCAGGTGCTGACCGCGGTCGGCAACTACGCGGCGCCCGACTGGCGGGAGCAGGGCGGCAAGGTGCTCGCGGCGTGCGCGCTGCAGGAACTGCGGTTCGCGGAGCCGGGGTCGGAGCACCAGCTCACCTGGGCCCGCTTCTTCGCGGCGGGCGCGGCGACCGAGGGCGACTTCCAGCTGCTGCTGGGGCTGCTGGAGGGTTCGGCGCGGATCGACGGGCTGGAGGTGGACCAGGAGCTGCGCTGGGACTTCCTGCTGCCGCTGGCCGCGCACGGGGCGATCGGCGAGGAGGTCATCGCGGCGGAACTGGCGCGGGACGACACGGCGTCGGGCAAGCGGCACCAGGTCCGGTGCCTGGCGGCGCGGCCGTCGGCGGCGGTCAAGGACCAGGCGTGGGCCGCGGTGGTGGAATCGGACGCGCTGTCGAACGCGCTGGTCGAGGCGACGATCGCGGGGATGCAGCGGCCGTCGCAGCGGGGCTTGCTCGCCCCGTACACGAAGCCCTACTTCGCCGCCATCGAGCGGATCTGGGCCGACCGGTCGATCCAGATCGGCATGGACGTGGTGCGGGGGCTGTACCCGTCGCTGCAGGACTCGCAGGCGACGCTCGACGCGACGGACGCGTGGCTCGACGCCCACGCGGGTGCCGCGCCCGCGCTGCGGCGGCTGGTCCTTGAGTCGCGGGACGACCTGGCGCGGGCGCTGCGTGCGCAGGCGTGTGACGTGGCGGCGGGCTAG
- a CDS encoding mycothiol-dependent nitroreductase Rv2466c family protein — MADTQVREKTAVDFWFDPLCPWAWMTSRWMLEVEKVRDVEVRWHVMSLAVLNENKLDELPERYRELLGPKGWAPVRVVVAAQQKFGDEVTGKLYTALGTRFHNQATGPTREAIAEALDEVGLPAELIHYADSDEYDEVLRDSHNDGINRVGQEVGTPVISVPGADGGEVAFFGPVVTPAPRGEAAARLWDGTLLVASTPGFYEIKRTRTQGPIFD, encoded by the coding sequence ATGGCTGATACCCAGGTGCGCGAGAAGACCGCTGTCGACTTCTGGTTCGACCCGCTCTGCCCCTGGGCCTGGATGACGTCCCGCTGGATGCTGGAGGTCGAGAAGGTCCGTGACGTGGAGGTCCGCTGGCACGTGATGAGCCTCGCGGTCCTGAACGAGAACAAGCTCGACGAACTGCCCGAGCGCTACCGCGAACTGCTCGGCCCCAAGGGCTGGGCCCCGGTGCGCGTGGTCGTCGCCGCCCAGCAGAAGTTCGGCGACGAGGTCACCGGCAAGCTCTACACCGCTCTCGGCACCCGCTTCCACAACCAGGCGACGGGCCCGACCCGCGAGGCGATCGCCGAGGCCCTGGACGAGGTGGGCCTGCCCGCCGAGCTGATCCACTACGCGGACTCCGACGAGTACGACGAGGTCCTGCGCGACTCCCACAACGACGGCATCAACCGCGTCGGCCAGGAGGTCGGCACCCCGGTCATCTCGGTGCCCGGCGCCGACGGCGGAGAGGTCGCCTTCTTCGGCCCGGTCGTCACCCCCGCGCCGCGCGGCGAGGCCGCCGCCCGCCTCTGGGACGGCACCCTGCTCGTCGCCTCCACCCCCGGCTTCTACGAGATCAAGCGCACCCGCACGCAGGGCCCGATCTTCGACTGA
- a CDS encoding superoxide dismutase, with translation MAIYTLPELPYDYAALEPVINPQIIELHHDKHHAAYVTGANNTLEQLAEARDKENWGALNGLEKNLAFHLSGHILHSIYWHNMASPKTGEGGGEPTAAEGLGDLADAITESFGSFAKFKKQLTFASSATQGSGWGVLAYEPVSGRLVVEQIYDHQGNVGVASTPVLVFDAWEHAFYLQYKNQKVDFIEAMWNVVNWQDVARRYTDAKANTPLLIPAKG, from the coding sequence ATGGCCATCTACACGCTTCCCGAGCTTCCTTACGACTACGCGGCTCTCGAGCCGGTGATCAACCCGCAGATCATCGAGCTGCACCACGACAAGCACCACGCGGCCTACGTCACGGGCGCCAACAACACGCTGGAGCAGCTGGCGGAGGCGCGCGACAAGGAGAACTGGGGCGCGCTGAACGGTCTGGAGAAGAACCTCGCGTTCCACCTCTCCGGGCACATCCTGCACAGCATCTACTGGCACAACATGGCCAGCCCGAAGACCGGCGAGGGCGGCGGCGAGCCCACCGCGGCCGAGGGCCTGGGCGACCTGGCCGACGCGATCACCGAGTCCTTCGGCTCCTTCGCGAAGTTCAAGAAGCAGCTGACCTTCGCGTCCTCCGCGACCCAGGGCTCCGGCTGGGGCGTGCTCGCGTACGAGCCCGTCAGCGGCCGCCTGGTCGTCGAGCAGATCTACGACCACCAGGGCAACGTCGGCGTGGCCAGCACCCCGGTCCTCGTGTTCGACGCCTGGGAGCACGCCTTCTACCTTCAGTACAAGAACCAGAAGGTGGACTTCATCGAAGCCATGTGGAACGTCGTCAACTGGCAGGACGTGGCCAGGCGTTACACCGATGCCAAGGCGAACACCCCGCTGCTGATCCCCGCCAAGGGCTGA
- a CDS encoding amino acid permease — protein sequence MSQSTITPPEQHSPAQPEAGSPLGNGLKQRHLSMIALGGVIGAGLFVGSGAGIAAAGPSIVLAYAASGLLVMFVMRMLGEMSAANPSSGSFSVHAERAIGPWAGFTAGWMFWTLLCVGVAIEAIGAAHIMTGWFPGTPSWMWVLVFMAMFCGSNLAAVSNFGEFEFWFAALKIGAIGLFLGLGVLAVLGVLPAADSPGTANLLHDGGFLPNGVDGLLVGLLASVVAYGGLETVTIAAAESDNPVRGVAKAVKTTMWRIAIVYVGSMLVIVTLLPWNDPAVTTDGPYAATLDHLGIPHAGQVMNVVILIALLSAMNANIYGSSRMAYSLVSRGQGPKALGKLSGRVPRRAVLASSGFGFVTVLLSYWYPDTLFAWLLNMVGGVILVVWGFIAVSQFALRRRTEREAPEKLVVKMWGFPYLTWVALAGLVGVLVLMAMGDDTRIQLVFTGGLTVALAATGYLIQRRAAARA from the coding sequence ATGAGCCAGAGCACCATCACCCCTCCTGAGCAGCACAGCCCGGCGCAGCCCGAAGCCGGATCGCCCCTCGGCAACGGACTCAAGCAGCGCCACCTTTCGATGATCGCCCTCGGCGGGGTCATCGGCGCGGGCCTCTTCGTGGGCTCCGGCGCCGGCATCGCGGCCGCCGGCCCCTCGATCGTGCTCGCGTACGCCGCTTCCGGGCTGCTCGTGATGTTCGTGATGCGCATGCTCGGCGAGATGTCCGCCGCGAACCCCTCCTCCGGCTCCTTCTCGGTGCACGCGGAGCGGGCCATCGGCCCGTGGGCCGGTTTCACCGCCGGCTGGATGTTCTGGACCCTGCTCTGCGTGGGCGTGGCCATCGAGGCCATCGGCGCGGCGCACATCATGACGGGCTGGTTCCCGGGCACCCCCTCGTGGATGTGGGTGCTGGTCTTCATGGCGATGTTCTGCGGCTCCAACCTGGCCGCCGTCTCCAACTTCGGCGAGTTCGAGTTCTGGTTCGCCGCCCTGAAGATCGGCGCGATCGGCCTCTTCCTGGGCCTGGGCGTGCTGGCCGTCCTGGGCGTGCTGCCCGCCGCCGACTCCCCCGGCACCGCCAACCTGCTGCACGACGGCGGCTTCCTGCCCAACGGCGTGGACGGGCTGCTGGTCGGCCTGCTCGCCTCCGTGGTCGCGTACGGCGGGCTGGAGACGGTGACCATCGCGGCCGCCGAGTCCGACAACCCGGTCCGGGGCGTGGCCAAGGCCGTGAAGACCACCATGTGGCGGATCGCCATCGTCTACGTCGGCTCGATGCTGGTCATCGTCACGCTGCTGCCGTGGAACGACCCCGCGGTCACCACCGACGGCCCGTACGCGGCCACCCTGGACCACCTGGGCATCCCGCACGCCGGCCAGGTCATGAACGTGGTCATCCTGATCGCCCTGCTGTCCGCGATGAACGCGAACATCTACGGCTCCTCCCGCATGGCCTACTCCCTGGTCTCCCGCGGCCAGGGCCCGAAGGCGCTGGGCAAGCTCTCCGGCCGGGTGCCGCGCCGGGCGGTGCTCGCCTCCTCCGGCTTCGGCTTCGTCACCGTGCTGCTGTCGTACTGGTACCCGGACACCCTCTTCGCCTGGCTGCTGAACATGGTCGGCGGCGTCATCCTCGTCGTCTGGGGCTTCATCGCCGTCTCGCAGTTCGCGCTGCGGCGCCGGACGGAGCGCGAGGCCCCCGAGAAGCTGGTCGTGAAGATGTGGGGCTTCCCCTATCTGACCTGGGTCGCGCTGGCCGGGCTCGTCGGGGTCCTGGTCCTGATGGCCATGGGCGACGACACCCGGATCCAGCTGGTCTTCACCGGCGGCCTGACGGTGGCCCTCGCCGCCACCGGCTACCTCATCCAGCGCAGGGCGGCCGCCAGGGCCTGA
- a CDS encoding amino acid permease, whose protein sequence is MRDLPSAPPGTTDELPPEPLSHSLKQRHLTMLGLGGVIGAGLFVGSGAGITIAGPAIICSYLLAGILAMLVMRALGEMSAAMPASGSFSVYAEKALGRWAGFSAGWLYWFLLVVVLAVEATAAAKIANGWLPSVDQWVWVLLFMVVFTVSNLAAVRNFGEFEFWFAALKVGAIVLFLILGTLAVFGLLPDTDPIGMANLTGQGGFFPNGASGVVAGMLAVVFAFGGLEVVTIAAAESDDPARSVSRAVRSAVWRILFFYVGSMLVIVTLLPWDSLEPGQSPYVAVLDSIGIAHAGQIMDVVIFVALLSALNANLYGSSRMVFSLAERGEAPKTLLKVSGSGVPRRAVVASVAFGFFSVVLNLLWPDTIFLYMLNAVGAVLIFVWALIAVSQLKLRRKIERDMPERLTLPMWLFPYATWAALIGMATVLVLMLFDDSARPQLLWSTGAAAAVLLVAWVREIRAKRS, encoded by the coding sequence ATGCGCGACCTCCCGTCCGCCCCTCCCGGCACCACGGACGAACTCCCCCCGGAGCCCCTGAGTCACAGTCTCAAACAGCGCCACCTGACCATGCTGGGCCTCGGCGGCGTGATCGGCGCCGGGCTGTTCGTCGGCTCCGGCGCCGGCATCACCATCGCCGGTCCCGCGATCATCTGCTCGTACCTGCTCGCGGGCATCCTCGCGATGCTGGTGATGCGGGCGCTCGGCGAGATGTCGGCGGCGATGCCCGCCTCCGGTTCCTTCTCGGTCTACGCGGAGAAGGCGCTCGGCCGCTGGGCCGGCTTCTCGGCCGGCTGGCTGTACTGGTTCCTGCTGGTCGTGGTGCTGGCCGTGGAGGCGACCGCCGCGGCGAAGATCGCGAACGGCTGGCTGCCCTCGGTGGACCAGTGGGTCTGGGTGCTCCTCTTCATGGTGGTCTTCACCGTGAGCAACCTGGCCGCCGTGCGGAACTTCGGCGAGTTCGAGTTCTGGTTCGCGGCCCTCAAGGTCGGCGCGATCGTGCTGTTCCTGATCCTGGGCACGCTGGCCGTCTTCGGCCTGCTCCCCGACACCGACCCGATCGGGATGGCCAACCTGACCGGCCAGGGCGGCTTCTTCCCGAACGGCGCGAGCGGCGTGGTCGCCGGCATGCTGGCCGTCGTCTTCGCCTTCGGCGGCCTGGAGGTCGTCACCATCGCGGCCGCCGAGTCGGACGACCCGGCCCGGTCCGTCTCCCGCGCGGTGCGCAGCGCCGTGTGGCGCATCCTCTTCTTCTACGTCGGCTCGATGCTGGTCATCGTGACCCTGCTGCCGTGGGATTCGCTGGAGCCGGGCCAGAGCCCGTACGTGGCCGTCCTCGACTCGATCGGCATCGCGCACGCGGGCCAGATCATGGACGTCGTGATCTTCGTGGCCCTGCTGTCGGCGCTCAACGCGAACCTCTACGGGTCCTCGCGCATGGTGTTCTCGCTGGCAGAGCGGGGCGAGGCGCCGAAGACCCTGCTGAAGGTGTCGGGCAGCGGGGTGCCGCGCCGGGCGGTCGTCGCCTCGGTGGCCTTCGGCTTCTTCTCGGTCGTGCTGAACCTGCTGTGGCCGGACACGATCTTCCTCTACATGCTCAACGCGGTCGGCGCGGTGCTGATCTTCGTGTGGGCCCTGATCGCGGTCTCGCAGCTGAAGCTGCGCAGGAAGATCGAGCGGGACATGCCGGAGCGCCTCACGCTGCCGATGTGGCTGTTCCCGTACGCGACGTGGGCGGCGCTGATCGGGATGGCCACGGTGCTGGTCCTGATGCTGTTCGACGATTCGGCGCGGCCGCAGCTGCTGTGGTCCACGGGGGCCGCGGCCGCGGTGCTGCTCGTGGCGTGGGTCCGGGAGATCCGGGCCAAGCGGTCCTGA
- a CDS encoding biotin transporter BioY, which translates to MSTASVSFRPGAVLADLLPASRVRDIALVAGGAALTGLAAQIAVHVDGLAAPITGQTFAALLVGTALGAGRGFLSLALYTLVGMAGVPWFAGGSSGAGGATFGYVLGMLLASTVVGALARRGADRSVLRTAATMVLGSALVYAVGVPYLALSTGMSFGSAVAGGLTPFLIGDALKAALAMGLLPAAWKLLGRA; encoded by the coding sequence ATGAGCACTGCTTCCGTCTCCTTCCGGCCCGGCGCCGTCCTCGCCGACCTGCTGCCCGCGAGCCGCGTCCGCGACATCGCGCTCGTGGCCGGCGGAGCCGCGCTCACCGGCCTGGCCGCGCAGATCGCCGTCCACGTCGACGGTCTGGCCGCCCCGATCACCGGGCAGACCTTCGCCGCGCTGCTCGTGGGCACCGCGCTGGGCGCCGGCCGCGGCTTCCTGTCCCTGGCCCTCTACACCCTGGTCGGCATGGCGGGCGTGCCGTGGTTCGCGGGCGGCTCCTCCGGCGCGGGCGGCGCGACCTTCGGGTACGTCCTCGGCATGCTCCTGGCCTCCACCGTCGTCGGCGCCCTCGCGCGGCGCGGCGCCGACCGCTCGGTGCTGCGCACCGCGGCCACGATGGTGCTGGGCTCCGCGCTCGTCTACGCCGTCGGCGTGCCCTACCTCGCGCTGTCCACCGGGATGTCCTTCGGCTCGGCCGTCGCGGGCGGGCTGACGCCCTTCCTGATCGGCGACGCGCTCAAGGCGGCGCTGGCGATGGGCCTGCTGCCGGCCGCCTGGAAGCTGCTCGGCCGCGCGTGA
- a CDS encoding amino acid permease produces the protein MSSTTTLQKEGSPTGNPGEGQPSDGLKAGLKNRHLSMIAIGGVIGAGLFVGSGGGIAKAGPAILISYALVGAMVVFVMRMLGEMAAASPNSGSFSAYADRALGRWAGFSIGWLYWFFWVVVLAVEATAGAVILEGWVPAVPQWAWALIVMAVLTVTNLGSVASYGEFEFWFAGIKVVAIGGFVIIGMLAVFGVLPGSDNPGAGFAHLTDTGGFMPNGWGSVLTGVLMVVFSFMGSEIVTLAAGESEDPRRAVTKATNSVIWRIGVFYLGSIFIVLTLLPWNDKSITEKGSYVAALDSIGIAHAGQIMNVIVLTAVLSCLNSGLYTASRMAFSLGERGDAPKAFAKVNKRGVPMAAILGSVVFGFAAVYFNYAFKDTVFSFLLNASGAIALFVWLVICLTQLRMRGILMREAPEKVTVKMWLFPYLTWATAAMITFVLGYMVYDKDNRETVLLSLLVAAVVIAIGVARQLRRKAALKASA, from the coding sequence ATGAGCTCCACGACGACCCTTCAGAAGGAAGGCTCCCCCACCGGCAATCCCGGTGAAGGCCAGCCCTCCGACGGCCTGAAGGCCGGTCTCAAGAACCGCCACCTGTCCATGATCGCCATCGGCGGCGTCATCGGCGCCGGGCTCTTCGTCGGCTCCGGCGGCGGTATCGCCAAGGCCGGCCCCGCCATCCTGATCTCCTACGCGCTGGTCGGCGCGATGGTCGTCTTCGTCATGCGGATGCTGGGCGAGATGGCCGCCGCCAGCCCGAACTCCGGCTCCTTCTCCGCCTACGCCGACCGCGCGCTGGGCCGCTGGGCCGGTTTCTCCATCGGCTGGCTGTACTGGTTCTTCTGGGTCGTCGTCCTGGCCGTGGAGGCCACCGCCGGCGCCGTCATCCTCGAAGGCTGGGTCCCGGCCGTCCCGCAGTGGGCCTGGGCGCTGATCGTGATGGCCGTGCTGACGGTCACCAACCTCGGCTCGGTCGCCTCGTACGGCGAGTTCGAGTTCTGGTTCGCGGGCATCAAGGTGGTCGCCATCGGCGGCTTCGTGATCATCGGCATGCTGGCCGTCTTCGGCGTGCTGCCGGGCTCGGACAACCCGGGTGCGGGCTTCGCCCACCTCACCGACACGGGCGGCTTCATGCCGAACGGCTGGGGCTCGGTCCTCACCGGTGTGCTGATGGTCGTCTTCTCCTTCATGGGCAGCGAGATCGTCACGCTGGCCGCCGGCGAGTCCGAGGACCCGCGGCGCGCGGTCACCAAGGCCACCAACTCGGTGATCTGGCGCATCGGCGTCTTCTACCTGGGCTCGATCTTCATCGTGCTGACCCTGCTGCCGTGGAACGACAAGTCGATCACCGAGAAGGGCTCGTACGTCGCCGCCCTGGACTCGATCGGCATCGCGCACGCCGGCCAGATCATGAACGTGATCGTCCTGACGGCCGTGCTGTCCTGCCTGAACTCGGGCCTGTACACCGCCTCCCGCATGGCCTTCTCGCTCGGCGAGCGCGGTGACGCCCCGAAGGCCTTCGCCAAGGTGAACAAGCGCGGCGTGCCGATGGCCGCCATCCTCGGCTCGGTCGTCTTCGGCTTCGCCGCCGTCTACTTCAACTACGCCTTCAAGGACACGGTCTTCAGCTTCCTGCTGAACGCCTCGGGCGCGATCGCGCTGTTCGTGTGGCTGGTCATCTGCCTGACCCAGCTGCGGATGCGCGGGATCCTCATGCGCGAGGCCCCGGAGAAGGTCACGGTGAAGATGTGGCTCTTCCCGTACCTGACCTGGGCCACCGCCGCGATGATCACCTTCGTCCTCGGCTACATGGTCTACGACAAGGACAACCGCGAGACCGTCCTGCTGTCGCTGCTGGTCGCGGCCGTGGTGATCGCGATCGGCGTGGCGCGCCAGCTCCGCCGCAAGGCCGCGCTGAAGGCCTCCGCGTAA
- a CDS encoding ribose-5-phosphate isomerase has product MRVYLGSDHAGFELKNHLVDWLKNNGHEPVDCGPHIYDAVDDYPPFCLRAAEQTAADAGSLGIVIGGSGNGEQIAANKVKGIRAILAWSVQTAELGREHNNANVISVGGRMHTQDEVVSFIDAFLKTPYSDEERHTRRIDMLSAYETTGELPPIPAHHPQG; this is encoded by the coding sequence ATGCGCGTGTACCTCGGATCCGACCATGCCGGCTTTGAGCTCAAGAACCACCTGGTGGACTGGCTCAAGAACAACGGCCACGAGCCCGTCGACTGCGGGCCCCACATCTACGACGCGGTGGACGACTACCCGCCGTTCTGCCTCCGCGCGGCGGAGCAGACCGCCGCGGACGCGGGCTCCCTCGGCATCGTGATCGGCGGCTCCGGCAACGGCGAGCAGATCGCCGCGAACAAGGTCAAGGGCATCCGCGCCATCCTCGCGTGGAGCGTCCAGACCGCCGAGCTCGGCCGCGAGCACAACAACGCCAACGTCATCTCCGTCGGCGGCCGCATGCACACCCAGGACGAGGTCGTCAGCTTCATCGACGCGTTCCTGAAGACGCCGTACTCCGACGAGGAGCGCCACACCCGCCGGATCGACATGCTCTCCGCCTACGAGACCACCGGCGAGCTCCCCCCGATCCCGGCGCACCACCCGCAGGGCTGA
- a CDS encoding Fpg/Nei family DNA glycosylase: MPEGHTIHRLAEDHLDRFAGWEVAVSSPQGRFAESAALLDGRILDGVDAHGKHLFLGFKGSGWIHIHLGLFGKYALGPTPAPPTTDTVRLRIANDDYFSDLRGPTTCAWITDEEKGAISARLGPDPLRNGDDPDTAWARISRSRTTVAALLMDQKVVSGVGNVYRAEVLFRHGIDPYRLGKDLTRAEWDAIWADLVVLMREGVRNNRIDTVRDEHLPEAMGRPPRVDDHGGEVYVYRRANMPCHICGGEIRTAGLAARNLFWCPGCQSR, from the coding sequence GTGCCCGAGGGGCATACGATCCACCGCCTCGCCGAGGACCACCTCGACCGGTTCGCCGGATGGGAGGTCGCCGTCAGCAGCCCCCAGGGCCGGTTCGCCGAGAGCGCGGCCCTGCTCGACGGACGGATCCTGGACGGCGTCGACGCCCACGGGAAGCACCTCTTCCTGGGCTTCAAGGGCAGCGGCTGGATCCACATCCACCTCGGGCTCTTCGGCAAGTACGCGCTCGGCCCTACACCGGCCCCGCCGACCACCGACACGGTCCGGCTGCGCATCGCCAACGACGACTACTTCTCGGACCTGCGCGGCCCGACCACGTGTGCGTGGATCACGGACGAGGAGAAGGGGGCGATAAGCGCCCGGCTCGGTCCGGACCCCCTGAGGAATGGGGACGACCCGGACACCGCCTGGGCCCGGATCTCCCGCTCCCGCACCACCGTGGCCGCCCTGCTCATGGATCAGAAGGTCGTCTCGGGCGTCGGCAACGTCTACCGCGCCGAGGTCCTCTTCCGGCACGGCATCGACCCCTACCGCCTCGGCAAGGACCTCACCCGCGCCGAATGGGACGCGATCTGGGCCGACCTCGTCGTCCTCATGCGCGAGGGCGTGCGCAACAACCGCATCGACACCGTGCGCGACGAACACCTGCCCGAGGCCATGGGCCGCCCGCCGAGGGTGGACGACCACGGCGGCGAGGTGTACGTCTACCGGAGGGCGAACATGCCCTGCCACATCTGCGGGGGCGAGATCCGCACCGCCGGTCTCGCCGCCCGCAACCTCTTCTGGTGCCCGGGGTGCCAGTCCCGCTAG